A genomic segment from Garra rufa chromosome 5, GarRuf1.0, whole genome shotgun sequence encodes:
- the LOC141335379 gene encoding LIM/homeobox protein Lhx3 produces MLLEHPGSSCQNAGNYTRYSSSQDIPVCAGCNQHIVDRFILKVLDRHWHSKCLKCSDCQSQLADKCFSRGDSVYCKDDFFKRFGTKCAACQQGIPPTQVVRRAQDFVYHLHCFACIVCKRQLATGDEYYLMEDSRLVCKADYETAKQREADSTAKRPRTTITAKQLETLKNAYNNSPKPARHVREQLSSETGLDMRVVQVWFQNRRAKEKRLKKDAGRQRWGQYFRNMKRSRGSSKSDKDSTQEEGMDSDAEVSFTDEPPMSELGHSNGIYSSLSESSPALSRQGGAHPPFPLEHGAIISSQEQYHDIQASSPYSLPQSPGSLQALPRHQPLISSLVYPESGLPMVGQSGGQNMTSGVRMMGGGNGPSSDLSTGSSGGYPDFPASPASWLDEVDHAQF; encoded by the exons ATGTTGTTAGAACACCCAGGATCAAGTTGTCAAAATGCTGGAAATTACACCAGATACAGCTCGAGTCAAG ATATTCCTGTTTGCGCGGGCTGTAACCAGCACATCGTCGATCGTTTTATCCTGAAGGTTTTAGATCGACACTGGCACAGCAAATGTCTGAAATGCAGCGACTGTCAGTCTCAGCTGGCCGACAAATGCTTCAGTCGAGGCGACAGTGTCTACTGCAAAGACGACTTCTTCAA GAGATTCGGGACCAAATGCGCTGCGTGTCAGCAGGGTATCCCGCCGACACAGGTGGTCCGGAGGGCGCAGGACTTCGTGTATCACCTGCACTGCTTCGCCTGTATCGTGTGTAAGAGGCAGCTGGCCACAGGTGATGAGTATTACCTGATGGAGGACAGTCGACTGGTGTGTAAAGCCGATTACGAGACCGCCAAACAAAGAG AAGCGGATTCGACAGCAAAACGCCCGCGCACAACAATCACCGCCAAACAGCTGGAGACCCTGAAGAACGCGTATAATAACTCACCGAAACCCGCGCGCCATGTGCGGGAGCAGCTGTCCTCAGAGACCGGCCTCGACATGCGGGTGGTGCAG GTCTGGTTTCAAAACAGAAGAGCAAAGGAGAAAAGATTGAAAAAAGATGCAGGTCGACAGAGATGGGGTCAGTACTTCAGAAACATGAAGAGGTCACGTGGGAGCTCCAAATCAGATAAAGACAGCACTCAGGAGGAGGGCATGGACAGCGACGCTGAGGTCTCTTTCACAG ACGAGCCACCCATGTCCGAGCTGGGTCACTCCAACGGCATTTACAGCAGTCTAAGCGAAAGCTCTCCGGCTCTGAGTCGTCAGGGTGGAGCTCATCCGCCCTTCCCACTGGAGCATGGCGCAATCATCTCCTCGCAGGAGCAGTACCACGACATCCAAGCCAGCAGCCCCTACAGCCTCCCGCAGTCTCCAGGATCACTACAGGCTCTTCCCAGACACCAGCCCCTCATCTCCAGCCTGGTCTACCCAGAGTCCGGCCTGCCCATGGTGGGTCAGAGCGGAGGCCAGAACATGACTTCAGGGGTTCGCATGATGGGTGGGGGAAACGGGCCGAGCTCTGATTTGTCCACGGGAAGTAGCGGTGGGTACCCAGACTTCCCTGCGAGCCCGGCATCCTGGTTGGATGAAGTAGATCATGCCCAGTTCTGA